One window of Pogoniulus pusillus isolate bPogPus1 unplaced genomic scaffold, bPogPus1.pri scaffold_165_arrow_ctg1, whole genome shotgun sequence genomic DNA carries:
- the LOC135173955 gene encoding uncharacterized protein LOC135173955 gives MGTVNAGAEVALQGKVHSTARLWDHDSDFCKVGNCTMEIDVAVQLPATLTLKAMATVERLFCLLEAHGARPSVEGLDWARENWSNCQSVADRIVALQKEARAKSGKGKAFICAVLGACLAASIDEKQSQNGRENKIVSSLQDLVDSLQGHIVTLKDEVADLKDRLKTEQKWQKCFLKEEELKQTEPACIYPQAELAAAEEAAAHMRPLIKTEMLYEDEDGTPAITTKEIPFSSTELAKLRKEFTRSAGESEVEYVWRVSKTGGDQIRLTEAEATGYWGANVFLTTGNRSGPWSLTQRAAFWAGGFDSKERGEPLVLRGGMNQIMGNVQKAACLQMVYDRELKHHFESPLSLLVDPKRMTPLVRGLPDSLKMKGIQLQKEIADTSLTSRIQAALRENLTPGRNQTDCRQWTWEEVARELLDYARQYGVPEEVHKPEPRGLRHVKINHPLPSADPRSQMLRIPKRHSTGGREHLNTRQYWWGLGRKKGIPKEVIDGLSSVQLEIVVKNWPESSQKLEPTAPPLIDLSDVGKGVPPSQPQRS, from the coding sequence CTCTTACCTTAAAGGCAATGGCCACGGTGGAGaggcttttctgtttgttggAAGCTCACGGTGCCCGCCCGTCCGTGGAAGGGCTGGATTGGGCCCGTGAGAACTGGAGTAACTGTCAGAGTGTGGCGGATCGGATtgtggccctgcagaaggaggcacGGGCCAAGTCGGGAAAGGGCAAAGCcttcatctgtgcagttttgggtgcgTGTTTGGCCGCTTCAatagatgaaaagcaaagccaaaacggACGAGAGAATAAAATCGTTTCCTCCTTGCAGGATCTGGTAGATTCCCTGCAAGGGCATATTGTAACTTTAAAAGACGAAGTGGCAGATCTTAAGGATAGattaaaaacagaacagaagtgGCAAAAGTGTTTTTTGAAGGAGGAAGAGTTAAAGCAGACAGAGCCTGCCTGCATATACCCCCAGGcagaactggcagcagcagaggaagctgctgctcacatgCGTCCTCTCATTAAAACTGAGATGCtgtatgaggatgaggatggcacCCCTGCCATCACAACCAAAGAGATacccttttcttccactgagctggccaaacTGCGTAAAGAGTTTACACGTTCGGCTGGAGAGTCTGAGGTGGAATATGTATGGCGTGTGTCTAAAACCGGAGGTGATCAAATTAGATTGACAGAAGCTGAAGCTACAGGCTATTGGGGTGCTAATGTGTTCCTAACTACGGGAAATAGGAgtggtccctggagccttactCAGCGAGCAGCTTTTTGGGCTGGGGGCTTTGAttcaaaggagagaggagagcctctagTTCTGAGGGGAGGCATGAATCAGATCATGGGAaatgtgcagaaggcagcttgtTTGCAAATGGTCTATGATCGAGAACTGAAACATCATTTTGAATCGCCCCTTTCTCTCTTGGTGGACCCAAAGAGAATGACTCCTTTGGTCAGGGGGCTTCCTGACTCCCTTAAGATGAAAGGCATCCAGCTTCAAAAGGAGATAGCTGACACCTCACTTACCTCCCGAAtacaagctgctctgagggagaACTTAACACCCGGGAGGAACCAGACAGATTGCAGACAATGGACGTGGGAGGAGGTGGCTAGAGAGCTATTAGATTATGCCAGGCAGTATGGGGTGCCTGAGGAAGTTCATAAGCCTGAGCCTAGAGGCTTGAGGCATGTGAAAATTAATCACCCACTGCCAAGTGCAGACCCCCGGAGCCAGATGCTTCGAATCCCCAAACGACACTCGACTGGGGGAAGAGAGCACCTGAACACTAGACAGTATTGGTGGGGGCTTGGCCGAAAGAAAGGTATCCCAAAAGAAGTGATTGATGGGTTATCTTCAGTGCAGTTGGAAATCGTTGTAAAAAACTGGCCAGAGTCTAGCCAGAAACTCGAACCCACTGCACCCCCCTTGATAGACTTATCTGATGTGGGGAAAGGCGTGCCCCCTTCTCAgcctcagaggagctga